The Vibrio bathopelagicus genomic sequence AGTCAAAGACAACTAGGAAGTGTGAAGCATTTCGCTTCGTTCAATAGCTCATGCAATTTCGCTCAATTATTCGAATCGTCGGATTATTATTAGCACTTTTTAGTGTATCAATGCTCGCACCTGCGCTCGTCGCACTGATCTATAGAGATGGTGCGGGTGTGCCATTTGTGACGACTTTCTTCGTTCTATTATTTTGTGGAGCAACTTGCTGGTTTCCAAACCGACGCTATAAACATGAATTGAAGGCGCGAGATGGCTTTCTCATTGTGGTGTTGTTCTGGACGGTAATCGGCAGTGCAGGTGCATTGCCGTTTTTGATCGCGGATAATCCGAGCGTTTCTGTTACTGATGCCTTTTTTGAATCGTTTTCTGCATTAACGACTACGGGTGCAACCGTAATTGTTGGCCTCGATGACCTACCTAAAGCAATTTTATTTTACCGCCAATTCCTGCAATGGTTTGGTGGTATGGGTATCATCGTATTGGCGGTAGCCATCCTTCCCGTTCTGGGTATCGGTGGTATGCAGCTATATCGTGCTGAAATCCCAGGTCCTGTAAAAGACAGTAAGATGACACCGCGTATTGCTGAAACGGCAAAAGCGCTTTGGTATATCTATCTCAGCTTAACTATTGCTTGTGCGGTGGCGTTTTGGTTGGCTGGTATGAGTTTCTTTGATGCAATCAGCCATAGTTTCTCTACCATTGCTATTGGTGGTTTCTCGACACATGATGCCAGCATGGGGTATTTCAATAGCCCTGCTATAAACATGATTACCGTTGTATTCCTTCTTATATCTGCTTGTAACTTCTCTCTTCACTTTGCCGCGTTTGCGTCTGGTGGTGTGCATCCCAAGTACTATTGGAAGGATCCTGAGTTTCGCGCTTTTATCTTTATTCAAGCGCTACTGTTTTTAGTCTGCTTCTTATTACTGCTTAACCATCATTCTTACGACTCGTATTACGATGCCTTTGATCAGGCTTTGTTCCAAACGGTATCTATATCTACAACAGCAGGCTTCACCACCACTGGTTTTTCCGAGTGGCCGCTGTTCTTACCCGTTCTGCTTCTGTTTTCTTCCTTTATAGGTGGTTGTGCCGGTTCAACCGGTGGCGGTATGAAAGTTATCCGAATATTACTACTTACGCTGCAAGGTGCTCGTGAAATGAAGCGTCTTGTCCACCCGCGTGCTGTTTATACCATCAAGGTTGGCGGATCTGCGTTACCACAGCGTGTTGTGGATGCGGTTTGGGGCTTCTTCTCTGCATACGCCTTGGTTTTTGTGGTTTGTATGTTGGCTCTGATTGCAACTGGCATGGATGAGCTAAGTGCTTTCTCTGCTGTAGCGGCAACATTGAATAACCTTGGCCCTGGCTTAGGTGAAGTGGCAATGCACTTCGGCGATGTGAATGACAAGGCTAAGTGGGTGTTGATCGTATCTATGCTGTTTGGTCGTTTAGAGATATTCACCTTATTAATTTTATTGACCCCTACGTTTTGGCGTAGCTAAGGACAACATTGTGGCAAAAGCTCTATTTTTGTATTCAAGCCGTGAAGGGCAGACCAAGAAGATCTTGAACTATATAAAAGAAGAAATGAATGAGTTCGAATGTGAGCTTCAAGATCTGCACACTATTAGTAATGTCGACTTTACTCAATATGACAGAGTTTTGATTGGCGCATCTATTCGCTATGGCCACCTCAATAAGAAGCTATATCAGTTCATTGATGCCAACCTTGCTCAGCTGCAATCAAACAAGGTTGCCTTTTTCTGCGTTAACTTAACGGCTCGTAAAGAAGACCAAGGTAAAGATACCCCTGAAGGTAGTGCTTATATTAAGAAGTTTCTTCTCAAGTCACCGTGGCAGCCGACCTTGATCGGTGTCTTTGCTGGTGCCCTCTATTACCCACGTTATAACTGGTTTGATAAAACCATGATTCGCTTCATTATGAATATGACAGGTGGAGAAACGGATACAACTAAGGAAGTTGAGTACACGAACTGGGAAAAAGTCTCTTTATTCTCTAAAAAACTGAAAGAGATGTAAGAGAAAAGCCTACTTTTGAGGCGTTTTGAGTTCTTTTTAATCGAACGAATAAAAAAACGAGAAAAACTTCAAAAAGGGCTTGCCAGTGTGATCGAAATCTCTATAATGCGACCTCGTTGAAACGGGAAGGCTTCGTAAGAAACCAAAGCGAATCAGCAGGTCAAATTAGCCAAGCTAAGCGCTTGAAAAAAGTTTTGAAAATAGTGGTTGACACTAAAACTTAAATCGCTAAAATGGCCGTCCGATTTGAGCGAAGCTCAAAAAGGAAAAGCTCTTTAACAATTTAAACCTATCAATCTGTGTGGGCACTCGTTGATGAATATCAAAACGTTTTATCGTTAGATAAAACAGATTCTTCGGAATCAAACTTGATTTCAATGAACTGAGTGACCAATACGTTTAACTACTTGTAGTTAATCGGCACAGTCAATTCATTACCATTCTGTTGGAATGGTAATAGCTTTAAAATTACATAGTAGTTTTGAAGTCAGTATTCGTTGAGTCACAAAATCTTAAATTGAAGAGTTTGATCATGGCTCAGATTGAACGCTGGCGGCAGGCCTAACACATGCAAGTCGAGCGGAAACGACAACATTGAATCTTCGGAGGATTTGTTGGGCGTCGAGCGGCGGACGGGTGAGTAATGCCTAGGAAATTGCCTTGATGTGGGGGATAACCATTGGAAACGATGGCTAATACCGCATAATGCCTACGGGCCAAAGAGGGGGATCTTCGGACCTCTCGCGTCAAGATATGCCTAGGTGGGATTAGCTAGTTGGTGAGGTAATGGCTCACCAAGGCGACGATCCCTAGCTGGTCTGAGAGGATGATCAGCCACACTGGAACTGAGACACGGTCCAGACTCCTACGGGAGGCAGCAGTGGGGAATATTGCACAATGGGCGAAAGCCTGATGCAGCCATGCCGCGTGTATGAAGAAGGCCTTCGGGTTGTAAAGTACTTTCAGTTGTGAGGAAGGGGGTAGTGTTAATAGCGCTATCTCTTGACGTTAGCAACAGAAGAAGCACCGGCTAACTCCGTGCCAGCAGCCGCGGTAATACGGAGGGTGCGAGCGTTAATCGGAATTACTGGGCGTAAAGCGCATGCAGGTGGTTCATTAAGTCAGATGTGAAAGCCCGGGGCTCAACCTCGGAACTGCATTTGAAACTGGTGAACTAGAGTGCTGTAGAGGGGGGTAGAATTTCAGGTGTAGCGGTGAAATGCGTAGAGATCTGAAGGAATACCAGTGGCGAAGGCGGCCCCCTGGACAGACACTGACACTCAGATGCGAAAGCGTGGGGAGCAAACAGGATTAGATACCCTGGTAGTCCACGCCGTAAACGATGTCTACTTGGAGGTTGTGGCCTTGAGCCGTGGCTTTCGGAGCTAACGCGTTAAGTAGACCGCCTGGGGAGTACGGTCGCAAGATTAAAACTCAAATGAATTGACGGGGGCCCGCACAAGCGGTGGAGCATGTGGTTTAATTCGATGCAACGCGAAGAACCTTACCTACTCTTGACATCCAGAGAAGCCAGCGGAGACGCAGGTGTGCCTTCGGGAGCTCTGAGACAGGTGCTGCATGGCTGTCGTCAGCTCGTGTTGTGAAATGTTGGGTTAAGTCCCGCAACGAGCGCAACCCTTATCCTTGTTTGCCAGCGAGTAATGTCGGGAACTCCAGGGAGACTGCCGGTGATAAACCGGAGGAAGGTGGGGACGACGTCAAGTCATCATGGCCCTTACGAGTAGGGCTACACACGTGCTACAATGGCGCATACAGAGGGCAGCAAGCTAGCGATAGTGAGCGAATCCCAAAAAGTGCGTCGTAGTCCGGATTGGAGTCTGCAACTCGACTCCATGAAGTCGGAATCGCTAGTAATCGTGAATCAGAATGTCACGGTGAATACGTTCCCGGGCCTTGTACACACCGCCCGTCACACCATGGGAGTGGGCTGCAAAAGAAGTGGGTAGTTTAACCTTTCGGGGAGGACGCTCACCACTTTGTGGTTCATGACTGGGGTGAAGTCGTAACAAGGTAGCCCTAGGGGAACCTGGGGCTGGATCACCTCCTTATACGAAGATATTTACGATGAGTGTCCACACAGATTGATTAGGTTTAGAAAAGCAAAGAGAAGAAGAACTCCCAAGGTTCTTCGAAGTTTGTTTCTACTTTTAAAGTGGAGATAAATTAGCAGTGTCCCGTTCGTCTAGAGGCCTAGGACACCGCCCTTTCACGGCGGTAACAGGGGTTCGACTCCCCTACGGGATACCATTGGGTCGTTAGCTCAGTTGGTAGAGCAGTTGACTTTTAATCAATTGGTCGCAGGTTCGAATCCTGCACGACCCACCATTTCCTCCCAAGGAAATAAAAATATGGGGCTATAGCTCAGCTGGGAGAGCGCCTGCCTTGCACGCAGGAGGTCTGCGGTTCGATCCCGCATAGCTCCACCATTCTTTCTCCATGAAGGAATTAAAACTATCATGGGCGATTAGCTCAGTTGGGAGAGCACCTGCCTTACAAGCAGGGGGTCACTGGTTCGAGCCCGGTATCGCCCACCATCTTTAAGCATTCTCGTAAGAGAGTATTTAAAAATGGGTTTAAAAGTTTAACACTTATAACTCTTGCTCTTTAACAATTTGGAAAGCTGACTGATTTAAATAACGAAGTTATTTAAATCAAATTTAAAAGTTCTCAATGTTTATCTGCTCTTATTTAATAGGGACGGTATAAACACAACAAACACATTCAAGTGTCTTGTATTCGAACGATCAGAAATGATTGTTCATTTTTGACTCTACTTTTTATTAAAAAGTGGAAACAAAAAGTAAATTGAGTCCGGCAAACAGTCATTGAGAATTAACCCTTCTTGATGACAACCAAAAACCTTGGTTAGTTGCCATACAAGTTTGTTTTCACTTTTCAAAAGTGAAAGTAAAACAGAGACCCTTTCGGGTTGTATGGTTAAGTGACTAAGCGTACACGGTGGATGCCTTGGCAGTCAGAGGCGATGAAAGACGTAATAACTTGCGATAAGCCCAGATTAGGTAGTAATAACCTTTTGAGTCTGGGATTTCTGAATGGGGAAACCCACGTGCATAAGCACGTATCCTGTTGTGAATACATAGCAACAGGAGGCAAACCGGGGGAACTGAAACATCTAAGTACCCCGAGGAAGAGAAATCAACCGAGATTCCGAAAGTAGCGGCGAGCGAAATTGGATTAGCCCTTAAGCTTTTAATGATGCAGGTGAAGAGTCTGGAAAGTCTCGCAATAAAGGGTGATAGCCCCGTAACCGACACATCATAATCAGTGAAATCGAGTAGGGCGGGACACGTGATATCCTGTCTGAATATGGGGGGACCATCCTCCAAGGCTAAATACTACTGACTGACCGATAGTGAACCAGTACCGTGAGGGAAAGGCGAAAAGAACCCCTGTGAGGGGAGTGAAATAGAACCTGAAACCGTGTACGTACAAGCAGTAGGAGCACCTTCGTGGTGTGACTGCGTACCTTTTGTATAATGGGTCAGCGACTTAATTTTAGTAGCAAGGTTAACCGTTTAGGGGAGCCGTAGGGAAACCGAGTCTTAACTGGGCGTACAGTTGCTAGGATTAGACCCGAAACCAGGTGATCTAGCCATGGGCAGGTTGAAGGTTGAGTAACATCAACTGGAGGACCGAACCGACTAATGTTGAAAAATTAGCGGATGACTTGTGGCTAGGGGTGAAAGGCCAATCAAACCTGGAGATAGCTGGTTCTCCCCGAAAGCTATTTAGGTA encodes the following:
- a CDS encoding TrkH family potassium uptake protein produces the protein MQFRSIIRIVGLLLALFSVSMLAPALVALIYRDGAGVPFVTTFFVLLFCGATCWFPNRRYKHELKARDGFLIVVLFWTVIGSAGALPFLIADNPSVSVTDAFFESFSALTTTGATVIVGLDDLPKAILFYRQFLQWFGGMGIIVLAVAILPVLGIGGMQLYRAEIPGPVKDSKMTPRIAETAKALWYIYLSLTIACAVAFWLAGMSFFDAISHSFSTIAIGGFSTHDASMGYFNSPAINMITVVFLLISACNFSLHFAAFASGGVHPKYYWKDPEFRAFIFIQALLFLVCFLLLLNHHSYDSYYDAFDQALFQTVSISTTAGFTTTGFSEWPLFLPVLLLFSSFIGGCAGSTGGGMKVIRILLLTLQGAREMKRLVHPRAVYTIKVGGSALPQRVVDAVWGFFSAYALVFVVCMLALIATGMDELSAFSAVAATLNNLGPGLGEVAMHFGDVNDKAKWVLIVSMLFGRLEIFTLLILLTPTFWRS
- the hemG gene encoding menaquinone-dependent protoporphyrinogen IX dehydrogenase, with the translated sequence MAKALFLYSSREGQTKKILNYIKEEMNEFECELQDLHTISNVDFTQYDRVLIGASIRYGHLNKKLYQFIDANLAQLQSNKVAFFCVNLTARKEDQGKDTPEGSAYIKKFLLKSPWQPTLIGVFAGALYYPRYNWFDKTMIRFIMNMTGGETDTTKEVEYTNWEKVSLFSKKLKEM